One segment of Ricinus communis isolate WT05 ecotype wild-type chromosome 8, ASM1957865v1, whole genome shotgun sequence DNA contains the following:
- the LOC8281023 gene encoding aluminum-activated malate transporter 2 encodes MEITFPSRGIENFGCFRSLIMSFPRKSWPKVVDLWRKIAKLGKDDPRRIIHSLKAGLALILVLLLYYLDPVYDSFGANAIWAIITVIIMIEFSVGATIGKGLNRTLATLVACALGFGAHSLASLSGETGKPILIAIFIFIIAAAVSFTRFFPGSQARYDHGLVVFILTFSLILISGYREEEILKMAKERILTILIGACIVVLVTTCICPVWMGEDLHSLVAGNLDKLGTFLEGFGREYFKVYEDGKLKDGNSLHQGYKTVLTSKCNEEIMVNLARWEPAHGRFRCGHPWKQYAKIGTLARQCAYKIQDLNSLLMNSAIQNPSDIRRKIQEPCRQISSECGKALKELASSIVEMTRTNLDACHIANSKLAAENLKSIVKKGQWGESDLLYVIPTAALASLLLEVIECTEKVAEAVHELALLAGFRSMEIIVLTESISQINPANVESHEITIRE; translated from the exons ATGGAAATAACATTTCCAAGTCGAGGGATTGAGAATTTTGGTTGTTTTAGAAGCCTGATAATGAGTTTCCCAAGAAAATCATGGCCAAAGGTGGTTGATTTGTGGAGAAAAATAGCAAAACTTGGAAAGGACGATCCAAGGAGGATCATCCATTCCCTAAAAGCAGGATTGGCTCTTATTCTTGTTTTGTTATTATACTATTTGGATCCAGTTTATGATAGTTTTGGCGCTAATGCTATATGGGCAATTATAACAGTAATCATTATGATTGAATTTTCTGTGG GAGCAACTATTGGAAAAGGCTTGAACAGAACTTTAGCTACGTTGGTAGCCTGTGCTCTAGGTTTTGGAGCTCATTCCTTAGCTTCTCTTTCTGGAGAAACCGGGAAGCCCATACTAATTGCCATTTTCATCTTTATAATAG CTGCAGCAGTGTCATTCACAAGATTTTTCCCAGGATCGCAGGCAAGATATGATCATGGACTTGTGGTGTTCATTTTGACATTCTCTTTGATATTGATATCGGGTTATAGAGAggaagagattttaaaaatggCCAAGGAAAGAATATTGACAATCCTTATAGGTGCCTGCATCGTCGTTCTTGTAACTACTTGCATTTGTCCAGTCTGGATGGGCGAGGATCTTCACAGTCTAGTTGCTGGCAACTTGGATAAACTTGGGACCTTTCTGGAAG GATTTGGACGTGAATACTTCAAAGTTTATGAAGATGGGAAGCTCAAAGACGGTAATTCATTACACCAAGGATACAAGACTGTTCTAACCTCTAAATGCAATGAAGAAATCATG GTCAATTTAGCTCGGTGGGAACCAGCGCATGGTCGTTTCAGATGCGGCCATCCATGGAAACAGTACGCAAAAATTGGAACTTTGGCACGACAATGTGCCTACAAGATTCAAGATCTTAACAGCCTGCTTATGAACTCTGCGATCCaa AATCCTTCAGATATACGAAGAAAAATTCAAGAGCCTTGCAGGCAAATCAGCTCCGAATGTGGAAAAGCTCTCAAGGAATTAGCATCATCAATAGTTGAAATGACGAGGACAAATTTGGATGCTTGCCATATCGCAAACTCAAAACTTGCAGCTGAAAACCTCAAATCCATTGTCAAGAAAGGGCAGTGGGGAGAATCAGATCTCCTGTATGTAATACCAACAGCTGCTTTAGCATCACTTCTGTTGGAGGTCATTGAATGTACTGAGAAAGTTGCTGAGGCTGTGCATGAATTGGCTTTATTGGCAGGTTTCAGGAGCATGGAAATTATAGTGCTAACAGAATCTATCAGCCAAATTAATCCTGCCAACGTAGAGAGTCATGAAATCACCATAAGGGAGtga